A single window of Nocardioides baekrokdamisoli DNA harbors:
- a CDS encoding glycosyltransferase family 4 protein has protein sequence MTNTHAPDLRVAVVAPLYAPHIGGVERYAEKVVHALRDTPGITPVMITAAADRRTTIENVNGYELIRLGSWIDFRGSRLNPLWLWTLPRLLRRKNIDVVYAHSPVPGLSDIVTYRSAGRPVVLAYHSGTMVKGGRTDPILRAWERWVLPRIFARATRLVAAGKTALAYATGRATVIPAGIDVDTFKPDGDRRETTLTYVGRIEAASRWKGYQVVVDALPAILERVPEAYLDIIGDGDDVALVQAAAGALGVGDRIRWLGGMAPDQVAQRLRRTSVAVVPSLTDADCASQVLMEAMASGTPVVGAAVGGMPENIRHGENGFLVPPGDAPRLAHFVAEVLADPQLAERLGKAARLDAVEKFAIAGRHRALLEILAEITGRDLAQSVTA, from the coding sequence ATGACGAACACACACGCGCCTGACCTGCGGGTTGCCGTGGTCGCCCCGTTGTACGCGCCCCACATCGGCGGCGTCGAGCGCTACGCGGAGAAGGTGGTGCACGCGCTGCGCGACACCCCCGGCATCACCCCGGTCATGATCACGGCGGCGGCCGATCGGCGTACGACCATCGAGAACGTCAATGGGTACGAGCTGATCCGCCTCGGGTCCTGGATCGATTTCCGCGGAAGTCGGCTCAACCCGCTGTGGTTGTGGACGCTGCCCCGGTTGTTGCGACGCAAGAACATCGACGTCGTGTACGCGCACTCGCCGGTCCCCGGCCTGTCCGACATCGTGACCTATCGCTCCGCCGGTCGTCCGGTCGTGCTCGCGTACCACTCGGGAACCATGGTCAAGGGCGGCCGAACCGACCCGATCCTGCGTGCATGGGAGCGTTGGGTCCTCCCGCGCATCTTCGCCCGCGCGACGAGGCTCGTAGCCGCAGGCAAGACAGCCCTGGCGTACGCGACCGGTCGCGCGACGGTGATCCCGGCCGGGATCGATGTCGACACCTTCAAGCCGGATGGTGACCGCCGCGAGACGACGCTGACGTACGTGGGTCGCATCGAGGCGGCGTCGCGGTGGAAGGGGTACCAGGTCGTCGTGGATGCGCTCCCGGCCATCCTGGAGCGGGTTCCTGAGGCGTACCTCGACATCATCGGTGACGGCGACGATGTCGCGCTGGTTCAGGCTGCTGCCGGTGCACTCGGTGTGGGGGACAGGATCCGCTGGCTGGGCGGCATGGCGCCTGACCAGGTGGCGCAGCGTTTGCGTCGGACCAGCGTCGCGGTGGTGCCATCCCTGACGGACGCCGACTGTGCTTCACAGGTCCTGATGGAGGCGATGGCGTCGGGAACGCCGGTGGTCGGTGCGGCGGTCGGTGGCATGCCGGAGAACATTCGCCACGGCGAGAACGGGTTCCTCGTGCCCCCGGGTGACGCCCCCCGACTGGCCCACTTCGTCGCCGAAGTGCTTGCCGATCCCCAGCTGGCGGAGCGTCTCGGGAAGGCGGCGCGTCTGGATGCGGTGGAGAAGTTCGCCATCGCCGGCAGGCACCGGGCACTGTTGGAGATCCTCGCCGAGATCACCGGTCGCGACCTTGCGCAGAGCGTTACTGCCTGA
- a CDS encoding glycosyltransferase family 4 protein, with protein sequence MKVLQVTHYFSPHVGGIEVVAAEVARELVAQGHQVELLTSAIGSTPGERVEDGIRVRRVRAWNVTEDRLGAPFPIFSLALLAAAWRMVGRADIVQIHDTLYMGSWVAAAVCRLRRTPYVVTSHVTHVEHSGPVDIIQRVVVRTFGAFVFKGAARVLPLTRFQKEFVDAAVPGLPMTVLPNGIDPDHYRPADPGEKATLRARYDLPLDEFLVLYVGRPVPKKGFDMVDAAGGPGYRLVFVGVDAESGRGAANIYLGQRNRDEVAEIYRAVDLFVCASRGETPLSVLEAMCSAVPVVLNDDPMLRVLVDEGRGVTFLDMDHASLVTAITAATLDPDLTAGGEAARAVAITEHSWTAHAETLVGVYREILGPDPAERPIRVAVVAPKYAPAVGGVERYAEHVVDILRDTDGFEPVVITTRAGWRRGVDTHGGVQVIRLGAPITLSATPLNPLWWWQLPRLLRRLGIDVVNAHSPVPGLGELACFRSSGAPVVLTYHSGTLVKGNSPVDPLLRAWERWVLPAAFRRADQLVAAGSVSLAYGTGKAEIIPPGVDSSVFSPDDEPRTRTVTYVGRVESASRWKGVQVLIDAFPAVVAAVPDVCLDVVGDGDDVEALRAQAEALGVSDRVRWLGNLPPAEVAARLKRTTVCAVPSLTDAECNPTVLIEAMSSGTAVVGSRVGGIPDNIRDGVNGYLVEPADPVGLADRLTQILSDPELAARMGAAGRERAVQTFDHSVRNERFLTIFRLAKEAAR encoded by the coding sequence ATGAAGGTTCTGCAGGTGACCCACTACTTCTCGCCGCACGTCGGCGGGATCGAAGTCGTCGCGGCTGAAGTCGCCCGGGAACTGGTCGCGCAGGGACATCAGGTCGAGCTGCTCACCAGCGCGATCGGTTCGACCCCGGGGGAGCGGGTCGAGGACGGCATCCGGGTCCGACGAGTCCGGGCATGGAACGTCACCGAGGACCGCCTGGGCGCGCCGTTCCCGATCTTCTCGCTGGCCCTCCTCGCGGCGGCCTGGCGCATGGTCGGTCGGGCGGACATCGTGCAGATCCACGACACCCTCTACATGGGATCGTGGGTTGCTGCGGCCGTCTGCAGACTTCGCCGTACGCCGTACGTGGTGACCTCGCACGTCACTCATGTCGAGCACAGCGGTCCGGTCGACATCATTCAGCGGGTGGTCGTACGCACGTTCGGTGCGTTCGTCTTCAAGGGCGCCGCCCGCGTACTGCCACTCACCCGGTTCCAGAAGGAGTTCGTCGACGCTGCGGTCCCGGGTCTTCCGATGACTGTGCTGCCGAACGGAATTGATCCCGACCACTACCGACCAGCCGACCCGGGGGAGAAGGCGACGCTCCGTGCCAGGTACGACCTGCCCCTGGACGAGTTCCTGGTGCTGTACGTCGGACGCCCGGTGCCGAAGAAGGGCTTCGACATGGTCGATGCCGCGGGTGGACCCGGGTACCGCCTGGTCTTCGTCGGAGTGGACGCCGAGTCCGGTCGCGGTGCGGCGAACATCTATCTCGGCCAGCGCAATCGCGACGAGGTCGCCGAGATCTACCGCGCTGTCGACCTCTTCGTGTGCGCCAGCCGCGGTGAGACACCGCTGAGTGTTCTCGAGGCAATGTGCTCGGCTGTTCCGGTCGTACTCAACGACGACCCGATGCTGCGGGTCCTGGTGGACGAGGGTCGGGGCGTCACGTTCCTCGACATGGATCACGCTTCCCTGGTCACTGCCATCACCGCCGCCACCCTCGACCCGGACCTGACTGCAGGCGGCGAGGCCGCCCGGGCCGTGGCCATCACAGAGCACTCGTGGACCGCTCACGCCGAGACCCTGGTGGGCGTCTACCGGGAGATCCTTGGTCCAGATCCTGCGGAACGTCCCATCCGTGTCGCGGTGGTGGCACCCAAGTACGCGCCCGCGGTCGGCGGCGTCGAGCGTTATGCCGAACACGTCGTCGACATCCTGCGTGACACGGACGGGTTCGAGCCCGTGGTCATCACGACGCGCGCCGGCTGGCGTCGTGGAGTCGACACGCATGGCGGCGTGCAGGTCATTCGGCTGGGTGCCCCGATCACATTGAGCGCCACTCCGCTCAACCCGCTGTGGTGGTGGCAGCTTCCACGGCTGCTGCGCCGCCTGGGCATCGATGTCGTGAACGCGCATTCGCCGGTTCCGGGGTTGGGCGAGCTCGCCTGTTTCCGCTCCTCCGGAGCACCGGTGGTTCTGACCTATCACTCGGGCACGCTGGTGAAGGGCAACAGCCCGGTCGATCCGCTGCTCCGGGCGTGGGAACGATGGGTGCTTCCCGCAGCCTTCAGGCGCGCGGACCAGTTGGTCGCGGCGGGTTCGGTCTCGCTCGCGTACGGCACGGGGAAAGCAGAGATCATCCCTCCGGGCGTCGACTCCTCGGTGTTCAGCCCGGACGACGAGCCCCGCACCCGCACCGTGACGTACGTGGGCCGTGTGGAGAGCGCCTCCCGCTGGAAGGGCGTCCAGGTCCTGATCGATGCGTTTCCCGCGGTCGTGGCCGCCGTCCCGGATGTCTGTCTCGACGTGGTGGGCGACGGCGACGACGTCGAAGCCCTCCGTGCCCAGGCTGAAGCACTTGGGGTGTCGGACCGCGTGCGCTGGCTGGGGAATCTGCCGCCGGCCGAGGTGGCAGCACGGCTGAAGCGCACCACCGTGTGCGCCGTACCGTCGCTGACCGACGCGGAGTGCAACCCCACGGTTCTGATCGAGGCGATGTCGTCCGGCACGGCGGTCGTCGGCTCCCGCGTCGGAGGTATCCCGGACAACATCCGTGACGGTGTCAACGGCTACCTGGTCGAGCCGGCAGACCCTGTCGGTCTGGCAGACCGGCTGACACAGATCCTGAGCGATCCCGAGTTGGCCGCCCGGATGGGTGCCGCCGGCAGAGAACGTGCCGTCCAGACCTTCGATCACAGCGTGCGGAACGAACGTTTCCTCACGATCTTCCGACTGGCCAAGGAGGCCGCCCGATGA